The following proteins are co-located in the Sporolactobacillus pectinivorans genome:
- a CDS encoding carbon-nitrogen hydrolase family protein, whose amino-acid sequence MFKDVINLSVVTFNAVWGDKEKNLNRIKGYIESAAKKGSDFIVFPEMSLTGYDDEAEKPLEEKMQYKLSETIPGESTDEVAELTKKYGVYAVFGMPEKDSADPSKLYNALAVFSPDGLVGSYRKMHLPAPEPNWAVRGDKPFILNTPWGPVGCAICYDTYCFPELMRYYAAKGCRLYINSTALAKCHGKGLGTTTLEAGVIREGIYIASANLGGVDLYNDFWGGSSIIGPSRKTWEPYYFAGHKFTDDVAGESEMFTATIDLSLATRFLFKYNSSVEGTDWRPDKYIKMFEDALEDTKNTTFVNKL is encoded by the coding sequence TCGTATTAAAGGGTATATCGAAAGTGCCGCGAAAAAAGGCAGCGATTTTATTGTATTTCCAGAAATGTCTCTGACGGGTTATGATGACGAAGCTGAAAAACCTCTTGAAGAGAAAATGCAATATAAGCTCTCAGAAACAATACCGGGTGAATCGACTGATGAAGTTGCCGAACTAACCAAAAAATATGGCGTTTATGCTGTCTTTGGCATGCCTGAAAAGGATTCTGCAGATCCTTCTAAACTATATAACGCACTGGCTGTCTTTTCTCCTGATGGATTGGTCGGATCCTATCGTAAAATGCATCTTCCTGCACCGGAGCCAAACTGGGCTGTTCGGGGCGATAAACCATTTATATTAAATACACCTTGGGGTCCTGTAGGTTGTGCCATTTGCTATGATACTTATTGCTTTCCCGAGTTAATGCGATATTATGCTGCTAAGGGCTGCCGATTGTACATCAATAGTACGGCACTTGCTAAATGTCATGGCAAGGGATTAGGCACCACAACACTGGAAGCCGGTGTTATTCGTGAGGGTATTTATATCGCATCCGCCAACCTAGGTGGCGTGGATCTGTATAATGACTTCTGGGGAGGCAGCAGCATCATTGGCCCAAGCAGAAAGACATGGGAACCCTATTACTTTGCCGGGCATAAGTTTACGGATGACGTTGCCGGCGAATCTGAGATGTTTACCGCGACCATCGATCTGTCACTTGCGACGCGGTTCCTGTTTAAATACAATTCATCAGTCGAAGGTACAGACTGGAGACCTGATAAATATATTAAAATGTTTGAGGACGCATTAGAAGATACTAAAAACACTACTTTTGTAAATAAATTGTAA